One region of Hydrogenobaculum sp. Y04AAS1 genomic DNA includes:
- a CDS encoding dihydroorotate dehydrogenase: protein MDKLGIELFGIKFKNPVWVASGTFGYGVEGADIYDISKLGAVVTKGLSLRPREGNPMPRIAETPCGMLNSIGLQNPGVEAFIKKIYPVIKDIDTHFIANVFGETEEEYIEVIRILEDVPKISAYELNVSCPNVKKGGVVFGQDPVVLRSLIEKIKSFAKKPLLVKLSPNVTDITEFAKICIEAKADGIVLINTLIGMKIDIYNERPFLATKTGGLSGPAILPIAVRMIWQTYEKYGKAIPIIGVGGISTYVDALEHILAGASAVQIGTANFYKPLSPLDVIEGIKNHLDAKNLKHFKELIGRAHRLDIKQ, encoded by the coding sequence ATGGATAAGTTAGGGATAGAGCTTTTTGGTATAAAGTTTAAAAACCCTGTATGGGTGGCTTCTGGGACTTTTGGATACGGTGTTGAAGGAGCCGATATATACGATATATCAAAACTGGGGGCAGTGGTAACAAAAGGACTTTCTTTAAGGCCAAGAGAAGGAAACCCAATGCCAAGGATTGCAGAAACCCCTTGCGGTATGCTAAACTCAATAGGACTTCAAAATCCTGGTGTTGAGGCTTTTATTAAAAAAATATATCCAGTTATAAAAGATATAGATACGCATTTTATAGCAAACGTATTTGGAGAAACCGAAGAAGAGTATATAGAGGTAATAAGGATTTTGGAAGATGTGCCAAAGATCTCTGCCTACGAGTTAAATGTATCCTGCCCAAACGTAAAAAAGGGTGGTGTGGTCTTTGGTCAAGACCCAGTAGTTTTAAGATCTTTGATAGAAAAGATAAAATCTTTTGCCAAAAAACCACTTCTTGTAAAGCTCTCTCCAAACGTGACAGATATCACAGAATTTGCAAAAATATGCATAGAGGCAAAAGCCGACGGGATTGTGCTTATAAATACGCTTATAGGCATGAAAATAGATATATACAACGAAAGGCCTTTCCTTGCCACAAAAACCGGTGGGCTTTCTGGTCCTGCCATACTTCCAATAGCCGTTAGGATGATATGGCAAACCTATGAAAAATACGGCAAGGCTATACCTATAATAGGCGTTGGTGGGATTAGTACATATGTAGACGCTTTAGAGCATATATTGGCAGGGGCTAGCGCTGTGCAAATTGGTACTGCAAACTTTTATAAGCCTTTGAGCCCTTTGGATGTGATAGAAGGTATAAAAAATCATTTGGATGCTAAAAACCTAAAACATTTCAAAGAACTAATTGGAAGAGCCCATAGGCTTGATATAAAGCAATGA
- a CDS encoding type II secretion system F family protein has protein sequence MPEAHLSLKLDIEAFKKNVQTKLISRKDIAFSLKQIYELINAGANLYTAIDIAIDLQDKPILKELYQNIKKDIEMGKPLHIAFAKKPLPPILSNMLYAAETSENLENVFKTVGDFLENMDSYKSKVISKAVYPSIVTLFSILAVFISVNYVIPRIEDVLKSFNAKLPFITIFLMYFAKMVVFLIYASPLLFLMFIFKEKLFSKEKIDSFYLKIPILGSLITYLELSKFLYAMSLMLGSNSSIAISIRVSIQTVENNFIKQKLSLIEQDIGSGVSFHQALLKTGLFKKSVLSVIKNGEYTGDLKQALKTSYKIYEQLLDKTINIFVSSLEPMATLIVGILVSLVVLSIMLPIVDIASSVH, from the coding sequence ATGCCTGAGGCACATTTAAGCCTAAAACTTGATATTGAGGCTTTTAAGAAAAATGTACAAACAAAGCTTATTTCAAGAAAAGATATAGCTTTTTCCCTTAAGCAAATTTACGAGCTTATAAACGCTGGGGCAAACCTATACACAGCCATTGATATAGCTATAGACCTTCAAGATAAACCCATTTTGAAAGAGCTTTATCAAAATATAAAAAAAGATATAGAAATGGGGAAACCTCTTCATATAGCTTTTGCAAAAAAACCACTACCCCCCATACTATCAAACATGCTATATGCTGCTGAGACCTCTGAAAACCTCGAAAACGTGTTTAAAACCGTTGGAGATTTTTTAGAAAATATGGATAGTTACAAATCAAAAGTTATATCAAAAGCCGTATACCCAAGTATAGTAACTCTTTTTAGCATATTAGCGGTTTTTATATCGGTAAACTACGTCATTCCCCGTATAGAAGATGTATTGAAGAGCTTTAACGCCAAATTGCCTTTTATTACTATATTTCTTATGTATTTTGCAAAGATGGTGGTATTTTTGATCTATGCTAGCCCCCTTTTGTTTTTAATGTTTATCTTTAAAGAAAAGCTTTTTTCAAAAGAAAAAATAGATAGTTTTTATCTTAAAATCCCAATACTTGGAAGCCTTATAACATACCTTGAGCTTTCAAAGTTTTTATACGCTATGAGCCTTATGCTTGGCTCAAACTCTTCAATAGCTATTTCTATAAGAGTCTCTATCCAAACCGTTGAAAACAACTTTATAAAACAAAAGCTTTCTCTCATAGAACAAGATATAGGAAGTGGTGTAAGCTTTCATCAAGCCCTTTTAAAAACTGGTTTATTTAAAAAAAGCGTATTATCTGTTATAAAAAACGGCGAATACACAGGTGATTTAAAACAAGCTTTAAAAACCTCTTATAAAATATACGAACAGCTTTTAGATAAAACCATAAACATTTTTGTATCTAGCTTAGAGCCGATGGCAACCTTAATTGTAGGGATTTTGGTTAGCCTTGTGGTGCTTTCTATTATGCTTCCTATAGTAGATATAGCCTCTTCTGTGCATTAA
- the hemC gene encoding hydroxymethylbilane synthase — protein MKLRLGTRKSKLALWQANFVKSKLEALGLEIELVLITTTGDKILDTPLSKIGGKGLFVKEIENALMEDEIDFAVHSLKDVPAFIPQGLVVDVFLEREDPKDAFVSKSYKTLNELPPNAKIGTSSIRRKVQLLQRRKDLTIEDLRGNVDTRLKKLEDGLYDAIILASAGLKRLGFEGVISSYLDFIPAVGQGIVAIEYKASNKELSNILKQINHEPTYICALAERSFLETVEGSCQIPMGAHATLAQDLIKIRGFIANEDGTNYRELTLEGKDPIGLGKDLAKNLL, from the coding sequence TTGAAGCTTAGGCTTGGTACAAGAAAAAGCAAACTGGCCCTTTGGCAGGCAAACTTTGTAAAATCAAAGCTTGAGGCTTTAGGCTTAGAAATAGAGCTTGTACTTATCACCACCACCGGGGATAAAATATTAGACACACCTCTATCAAAGATAGGGGGCAAAGGGCTTTTTGTAAAAGAGATAGAAAACGCCCTTATGGAAGATGAGATAGATTTTGCCGTTCATTCTTTAAAAGATGTACCAGCTTTTATACCACAAGGGCTTGTGGTGGATGTTTTTTTAGAGCGAGAAGATCCAAAAGATGCTTTTGTTAGTAAAAGCTATAAAACACTAAATGAGCTTCCACCAAACGCAAAAATAGGCACATCTTCTATAAGAAGAAAAGTCCAGCTTTTACAAAGAAGGAAAGATCTAACTATAGAAGATTTAAGAGGAAACGTAGACACAAGGCTAAAAAAATTAGAAGATGGGCTTTACGATGCTATTATCTTAGCAAGCGCTGGTCTTAAAAGACTTGGCTTTGAAGGTGTTATAAGCTCATACCTTGATTTTATACCAGCGGTAGGTCAAGGGATAGTAGCTATTGAGTACAAAGCCTCAAACAAAGAACTATCAAACATTTTAAAACAAATAAACCACGAGCCTACATACATATGCGCTTTGGCAGAAAGATCATTTTTAGAAACAGTGGAAGGAAGCTGTCAAATCCCAATGGGAGCGCATGCAACTCTTGCACAAGATCTTATAAAAATAAGAGGCTTTATAGCAAACGAAGACGGCACAAACTACCGAGAACTAACATTAGAAGGCAAAGACCCCATAGGCTTAGGAAAAGACTTAGCAAAAAATCTTTTGTAG
- the lgt gene encoding prolipoprotein diacylglyceryl transferase: MHPILFDLFGLKVYTYGVTASLAMIVGYLLAIFFAKKEGIESHKIENIFLFGIIGAILGARLAYVIEHHNQMTSFFSPFEIWQGGLDWFGGLIGGLITILAIIRYYNLEPFKVADIAAIALPIGQAIGRIGCTSAGCCYGKEVSGVSDLSVGVHFMSKFPYFYMVFPEGAIAPPHVPLYPTELMDLVFNLFIFAGAIMLFYRKKFDGEVFVFYLFFAGLFRFIEEFYRGVTPPIPGIGLTWNQIVCIGMMIGSVVLWLILHKKPQEKHA; the protein is encoded by the coding sequence ATGCATCCTATATTGTTTGATTTATTTGGATTAAAAGTTTATACCTACGGTGTCACGGCGTCACTTGCCATGATAGTGGGATACCTCTTGGCAATATTTTTTGCAAAAAAAGAAGGTATAGAATCCCATAAAATAGAAAATATATTTTTATTTGGCATCATAGGAGCTATACTTGGGGCAAGGCTTGCTTATGTGATAGAGCATCACAATCAGATGACAAGTTTTTTTAGTCCCTTTGAAATATGGCAAGGGGGTCTTGATTGGTTTGGAGGTCTTATAGGTGGGCTTATCACGATACTTGCCATAATAAGATATTACAATTTAGAACCTTTTAAAGTAGCTGATATAGCTGCTATAGCACTTCCCATAGGTCAAGCCATAGGAAGAATAGGTTGTACATCGGCAGGCTGTTGTTATGGTAAAGAAGTTTCTGGGGTTAGTGATTTAAGCGTTGGGGTTCATTTTATGTCAAAGTTTCCATATTTTTACATGGTGTTTCCAGAAGGGGCCATTGCACCTCCACATGTACCACTTTATCCCACAGAGCTTATGGATCTTGTATTTAACCTTTTCATATTTGCAGGTGCTATAATGCTTTTTTATAGGAAAAAGTTTGACGGCGAGGTGTTTGTATTTTATCTTTTCTTTGCTGGTCTTTTTAGATTTATAGAGGAGTTTTATAGAGGAGTCACACCACCAATACCTGGTATTGGACTTACCTGGAATCAAATCGTTTGCATAGGTATGATGATAGGCTCTGTTGTCCTTTGGCTTATATTACACAAAAAACCCCAAGAAAAACATGCTTAA
- a CDS encoding YchF/TatD family DNA exonuclease, which produces MIDTHCHLDLLEKEHFEEAINDESLEYLITIGFDKKTCENAINIASKYDKVYCAVGFHPNDVADITEKDILWLEDLAKSNKKVKAIGEIGLDYYRSKDLKNKQIEYFNIQLELAKKLGLPVVIHSRDAEEDTIKVLESHQNIGGVLHCFSGSLEFMRKGVELGFYISYSGNITFKNAQSLREVISKTPTYRLLIETDSPWLAPVPHRGEKNKPSFIWHTAKVMSELIPNSSLEDIDRTTSANAKLCFNLGFDKNKDTITYVINNKLYINPTNKCNLHCRFCERERDRNFMVKGYWVWTRRDPSADDIIREIPNPEAYDEIVFCGYGEPTLRMDVVKKVSSYIKSKSPNTKVRVDTNGLYLAFGKKEDLENLRGLVDTFSISLNAPDENTYNEVCRPPYKNAFSLLIEFIKTVKELGFEVITTAVTYPGVDIDATEKLALELGTKFRKREWEVLG; this is translated from the coding sequence ATGATAGATACGCATTGTCATTTAGATTTGTTGGAGAAAGAGCATTTTGAAGAGGCTATAAACGATGAGTCTTTGGAGTATCTTATAACTATAGGTTTTGATAAAAAAACCTGTGAAAACGCTATAAATATAGCTTCAAAATACGATAAGGTGTATTGTGCTGTGGGTTTTCACCCAAACGATGTAGCTGATATCACAGAAAAAGATATACTTTGGCTTGAAGATCTTGCCAAATCCAATAAAAAAGTAAAAGCTATAGGGGAGATAGGTTTAGATTACTATAGATCAAAAGATCTAAAGAATAAGCAGATAGAGTATTTTAATATTCAGCTTGAGCTTGCTAAAAAACTTGGTCTTCCGGTGGTGATACACTCAAGGGATGCAGAGGAAGATACTATAAAGGTGTTAGAATCTCATCAAAATATAGGTGGGGTGCTTCATTGTTTTAGTGGTTCTTTAGAGTTTATGAGAAAAGGTGTAGAGCTTGGGTTTTATATATCTTATTCAGGCAACATAACCTTTAAAAATGCCCAAAGCTTAAGGGAAGTGATATCCAAAACTCCTACTTATAGGCTTCTTATAGAAACAGATAGTCCTTGGTTAGCGCCGGTGCCTCATAGAGGTGAGAAAAATAAACCTTCTTTTATATGGCATACTGCCAAAGTGATGAGTGAACTTATACCAAACTCTAGCCTTGAAGATATAGATAGAACCACCAGCGCCAACGCTAAGCTTTGCTTTAACTTAGGTTTTGATAAAAACAAAGATACTATAACATATGTCATCAACAACAAGCTTTATATAAATCCCACAAACAAGTGTAACCTTCACTGTAGATTTTGTGAAAGGGAAAGAGATAGAAATTTTATGGTAAAAGGCTATTGGGTATGGACAAGAAGAGATCCTTCGGCTGATGATATAATAAGAGAGATCCCAAACCCAGAAGCTTATGATGAGATTGTATTTTGTGGCTACGGAGAACCAACCCTTAGGATGGATGTTGTAAAAAAAGTATCTTCTTATATAAAATCAAAATCCCCAAACACAAAGGTTAGAGTAGATACAAACGGTTTGTATTTGGCTTTTGGTAAAAAAGAAGATTTAGAAAATTTAAGAGGTTTAGTGGATACTTTTTCTATAAGCCTAAACGCCCCCGATGAAAACACCTACAACGAAGTCTGTAGACCCCCTTATAAAAATGCATTTTCTTTGCTTATAGAGTTTATAAAAACTGTCAAAGAGCTTGGTTTTGAAGTGATAACCACCGCCGTTACATACCCAGGCGTTGATATAGATGCCACAGAAAAACTTGCTTTAGAGCTTGGTACTAAGTTTAGAAAAAGAGAGTGGGAAGTCTTAGGGTAA
- a CDS encoding dihydrolipoyl dehydrogenase, with protein sequence MIEVDVLTIGAGGGAYPGAFRLAKAGFSVLMVDKKGVMSGNCLAEGCVPSKAIREQIHTYLRFKAFSKKDIDIDYKDIIAKKDEVQNIRYKLHEEELKAFKNLKLMKGVARFKDEHTVVVESDKGEETIKAKYIIIASGADVFVPPIKGKEYAITSTDIYKLNPNLTYMPKEFAIVGGGYIGLETAFYFANLGSNVYIFEKLDRVLAGIDKYATQTLLKYLPKNIKIFTSVEVQEIGLKDKKKVVYYKQDDTVKSIEVDEVLMAVGRKPIIPEGADKFLKISKAIEVNRACQTNIPHIYASGDVNGKIPLFHTATRQSIVCAYNIMANNTPIDYADFENVPFTVFTIPAMAFVGITKEKAESLNMDIVETSFDLKEDSRAEIYSEEGELKLFFDAKSLKLVGASIVGIDAEQLVSHLGLAIKLGATARDLVEYQDQHPMTQECISKAARKLF encoded by the coding sequence ATGATAGAAGTGGATGTGCTAACAATTGGTGCTGGCGGAGGGGCTTATCCTGGAGCTTTTAGGCTTGCTAAAGCAGGTTTTAGCGTATTAATGGTAGATAAAAAAGGGGTGATGAGTGGCAATTGTCTGGCCGAAGGCTGTGTACCTTCAAAGGCTATAAGGGAACAAATACATACTTACCTTAGGTTTAAGGCTTTTAGTAAAAAAGATATCGATATAGATTATAAAGATATAATAGCTAAAAAAGATGAGGTTCAAAATATAAGGTACAAACTCCACGAAGAAGAATTAAAGGCTTTTAAAAACTTAAAACTTATGAAAGGTGTAGCTCGTTTTAAAGATGAACACACCGTTGTGGTAGAGTCTGACAAAGGAGAGGAAACTATAAAAGCAAAATACATCATAATAGCCTCTGGGGCTGATGTGTTTGTTCCACCTATAAAAGGAAAAGAGTATGCTATAACAAGCACAGATATATATAAACTAAATCCAAACCTCACTTATATGCCTAAAGAGTTTGCTATAGTGGGTGGTGGATACATAGGATTAGAAACGGCCTTTTATTTTGCCAATTTGGGTTCTAACGTTTATATATTTGAAAAGCTTGATAGAGTTTTAGCTGGCATAGATAAATACGCTACTCAAACCCTTTTAAAATACCTTCCTAAAAACATAAAGATATTTACATCGGTGGAGGTCCAAGAGATAGGTTTAAAAGATAAGAAAAAAGTCGTTTATTACAAACAAGATGATACTGTAAAATCTATAGAAGTGGATGAAGTGCTTATGGCGGTGGGTAGAAAACCCATTATACCAGAGGGAGCGGATAAATTTTTGAAAATCTCAAAAGCTATAGAGGTAAATAGAGCTTGCCAGACAAATATACCTCATATATATGCCTCTGGTGATGTGAACGGTAAAATTCCTCTTTTTCATACAGCTACAAGACAATCTATCGTTTGTGCTTACAATATTATGGCAAACAATACACCAATTGATTACGCTGATTTTGAGAACGTTCCGTTTACCGTTTTTACCATACCAGCTATGGCTTTTGTAGGTATTACCAAAGAAAAGGCTGAAAGTCTAAATATGGATATAGTAGAAACGTCTTTTGATTTGAAAGAGGATTCAAGAGCCGAAATATACTCTGAAGAAGGTGAATTAAAGCTATTTTTCGATGCTAAAAGCTTAAAACTTGTAGGTGCATCTATAGTGGGCATAGATGCAGAGCAGTTGGTATCCCATCTTGGGCTTGCTATAAAACTTGGAGCCACCGCAAGAGATTTGGTAGAGTATCAAGATCAGCACCCTATGACTCAAGAGTGTATATCAAAAGCTGCAAGAAAACTATTTTGA
- a CDS encoding polyprenyl synthetase family protein yields MIFDDLRPKIEKRLRELLTPFEPKVLYDAMAYYVFQEGKRIRPVLCVIGGYACDLDEEDAITLGCAVEFIHNYSLIHDDMPELDNDDERRGKPTCHKIFGQDIALLAGDGLLSLAFDILSNESLYKNPKNLAKVVNYVSKNAGIEGMVAGQVYDIKGEKDFLKVASLKTAALIKTSLVIPSILKGVDFSLYEKLGHNIGVLFQLTDDYYDKDGAYVVLGEKPLLKLIQDYKNTIFTLINQTNVSSHLKEYVDFISFGI; encoded by the coding sequence ATGATTTTTGATGATTTAAGACCAAAGATAGAAAAAAGACTAAGAGAGCTTCTAACGCCTTTTGAGCCAAAGGTTTTGTACGATGCGATGGCTTATTATGTATTTCAAGAGGGTAAACGCATAAGACCCGTCTTGTGTGTAATAGGGGGTTATGCTTGTGATTTAGACGAAGAAGATGCTATAACCCTTGGGTGCGCTGTAGAGTTTATCCACAACTACTCCCTTATTCACGATGATATGCCAGAGCTTGACAACGACGATGAAAGAAGAGGCAAACCCACATGCCATAAGATATTTGGTCAAGATATCGCCCTTTTGGCAGGAGATGGTCTTCTTAGCTTAGCTTTTGATATATTATCAAACGAAAGCCTATATAAAAATCCCAAAAACCTCGCTAAGGTGGTAAACTATGTCTCTAAAAATGCAGGTATAGAGGGTATGGTAGCAGGTCAAGTGTATGATATAAAAGGTGAAAAGGATTTTCTCAAAGTGGCCTCTTTAAAAACCGCCGCCCTTATAAAAACCTCTTTGGTCATACCATCGATATTAAAAGGTGTAGATTTTTCTTTATACGAAAAGCTTGGACACAATATAGGCGTATTATTTCAACTAACCGATGATTATTACGATAAAGACGGGGCATACGTTGTTTTAGGTGAAAAACCTCTTTTAAAACTTATACAAGATTATAAAAATACCATTTTCACTCTCATAAACCAAACAAACGTATCTTCTCATCTTAAAGAGTATGTAGACTTTATAAGCTTTGGTATATAG
- a CDS encoding aldo/keto reductase, translated as MVYKEFLEFKLSEIGIGTYLGELDQETDKAYEETIRYGHELGINVVDSAINYRYMKSERAIGRVLKDIKRENLIISTKGGYIPYDIENGIDPKDYFYDIFVYPGIIDERKLTQNWHYLDRKFIDWCFNKSLQNLNTNYIDIYFLHNVEEQLLYKNKDEFYNTLKSCFELLEEKVSQGQLKYYGVATWSGFRISRASKQHLDLKEILDIASSISKDHHFRFIQLPYNIGMSEAFTVKNQIVGSEYKTILEAAKELGVYVYTSASIYQGQVIGRIPKELKEYFELEKDIHVALQFVRSAPGVGTMLVGTKNKEHLKENLEIENVPPMEFEKYINLFSMYKKNA; from the coding sequence ATGGTATACAAAGAATTTTTAGAGTTTAAACTATCAGAAATAGGCATAGGCACTTATTTGGGAGAGCTTGACCAAGAAACCGACAAGGCTTACGAAGAAACCATCAGATATGGCCATGAGCTAGGCATAAACGTAGTAGACAGCGCTATAAACTACAGATACATGAAAAGCGAAAGAGCTATAGGAAGGGTGCTAAAAGATATAAAAAGAGAAAACCTTATAATATCTACAAAAGGAGGATACATACCTTACGATATAGAAAACGGCATAGACCCAAAGGACTACTTTTACGATATATTTGTTTATCCTGGTATCATAGACGAAAGGAAACTAACTCAAAACTGGCATTATCTTGATAGAAAATTTATAGATTGGTGTTTTAACAAAAGCCTACAAAACCTAAACACAAACTATATAGATATATACTTTTTACACAACGTAGAAGAACAGCTTCTTTACAAAAACAAAGATGAGTTTTACAACACACTAAAATCTTGTTTTGAGCTTTTAGAAGAAAAAGTATCTCAAGGACAGCTAAAATACTACGGAGTAGCTACATGGAGTGGTTTTAGAATATCAAGAGCCTCCAAACAGCACCTTGATTTAAAAGAGATTTTAGATATAGCTTCTTCTATTTCAAAAGATCATCATTTTAGATTTATACAGCTTCCTTACAATATAGGTATGTCTGAAGCTTTTACCGTCAAAAACCAAATAGTAGGAAGCGAATATAAAACAATATTAGAAGCTGCAAAAGAGCTTGGTGTTTATGTTTATACAAGCGCCTCTATCTATCAAGGACAAGTGATAGGAAGAATACCCAAAGAGCTTAAAGAATACTTTGAATTGGAAAAAGATATCCACGTAGCCTTGCAGTTTGTAAGAAGTGCTCCCGGTGTAGGCACGATGCTTGTAGGCACTAAAAACAAAGAGCATCTTAAGGAAAATTTAGAAATAGAAAACGTACCTCCTATGGAGTTTGAAAAGTATATAAACTTGTTCAGCATGTATAAAAAGAATGCCTGA
- a CDS encoding PHP domain-containing protein has protein sequence MWIIFVIICIYAFIIAFGILELLFFILPVKSLKNPSKGKPIDPPEFYIKSFVFHIHTEFSYDSLGKPEDIETARKEEAIDYAIITDHENTHYKCFENDHTIVGKEQKITTEKGIVGSLISVEDLKVVAHPFKKKYIWRLPKEEDLVVELIDLRDAIIASKYKMLWRYVASLIPKIFLEKRIYRFFAPALTPEVYIKKYFEQSWKNPVIGGLDHHVKIYVREVGIRLLIPSYKWSFGMLRNFVFSKSKLETKKDIIENIKKGNTVISFVDRPSFFFEKENHILAYLPYENSFSILYEEGIPKSAFLGGYASFKKPKKPSFVIAYSYMFNIKNLYFGVKPIAISNIILP, from the coding sequence GTGTGGATTATCTTTGTAATAATATGTATATACGCTTTTATAATAGCCTTTGGCATATTGGAACTTTTATTTTTTATACTTCCTGTTAAAAGCCTAAAAAACCCTTCCAAAGGAAAGCCCATAGACCCACCGGAGTTTTACATAAAATCTTTTGTGTTTCATATACATACAGAGTTTTCTTACGATTCTTTGGGAAAACCAGAAGATATAGAAACTGCAAGAAAAGAAGAAGCCATAGATTATGCAATCATCACAGATCATGAAAACACACATTACAAGTGCTTTGAAAACGATCACACCATAGTGGGTAAAGAACAAAAGATCACCACCGAAAAAGGTATAGTGGGAAGCCTTATAAGTGTAGAAGATCTAAAGGTAGTAGCACATCCTTTTAAGAAAAAATACATATGGAGACTTCCAAAGGAAGAAGATCTTGTGGTAGAGCTTATAGATCTTAGAGATGCCATCATAGCATCAAAATACAAAATGCTTTGGAGATATGTTGCATCTTTGATACCAAAGATATTTTTAGAAAAGCGCATATACAGGTTTTTTGCACCTGCTTTAACACCGGAGGTTTATATAAAAAAATACTTTGAGCAAAGTTGGAAAAATCCTGTAATAGGTGGACTTGATCATCATGTAAAAATATATGTAAGAGAAGTGGGTATTAGGCTTTTAATACCATCTTACAAATGGTCTTTTGGCATGCTTAGAAACTTTGTTTTTTCTAAAAGTAAGTTAGAAACGAAAAAAGATATAATAGAAAATATAAAAAAAGGAAACACCGTTATATCTTTTGTAGATAGACCCTCTTTTTTCTTTGAAAAAGAAAACCACATCCTGGCTTATCTTCCTTATGAAAACAGTTTCTCCATACTCTACGAAGAAGGTATACCAAAAAGCGCATTTTTAGGAGGTTACGCTTCTTTTAAAAAGCCCAAAAAACCATCTTTTGTAATAGCTTACTCTTATATGTTTAATATAAAAAACCTATACTTTGGGGTAAAACCGATAGCAATATCAAATATTATCTTACCCTAA
- a CDS encoding M67 family metallopeptidase: MLKIKKELLEKIKSQAEKDYPYETCGIMIGKEEDGIRVVYELLVVENANKERKNDRYEINPKDYMRAEAYADEKGLQIVGIYHSHPDHPDMASKTDEERAFEYLSYIIVSVQKGRAVSFRSFELLDKKMVEEKVIVEA; this comes from the coding sequence ATGCTTAAGATAAAAAAAGAGCTTTTAGAAAAGATAAAATCTCAAGCTGAAAAAGATTACCCTTACGAGACTTGCGGTATTATGATAGGAAAAGAAGAAGATGGTATAAGGGTTGTTTATGAGCTTTTAGTAGTAGAAAATGCCAACAAAGAAAGAAAAAACGACAGATACGAAATAAACCCAAAAGATTACATGAGGGCAGAAGCCTATGCCGACGAAAAAGGATTGCAGATAGTAGGTATATACCACTCTCATCCAGATCATCCAGACATGGCTTCAAAAACCGATGAAGAAAGAGCTTTTGAATACTTATCTTATATAATAGTATCTGTGCAAAAAGGAAGAGCCGTTTCTTTTAGGTCTTTTGAGCTTTTAGATAAAAAAATGGTGGAGGAGAAAGTAATCGTTGAAGCTTAG